AATGTGATAAATTTTTATTTCAATTCTGTTTTAAAGTATTATAAAGGCTGTAATTTGCAGAAAATTCAAATTTATTTTAACAAAGTTTCAAATATTTGAAAAACTTAGTAATTATGGGTGATTACGTGGAAAATATAAGTTTTTCAGATGCTTTTAAGTACCCATTCAAAAAACCAAAAAGGCTTCTATACGGGCTCTGGCTGCTCATTCCGATTCTTGGATGGTTTATAATTTTCGGTTATAGTGTAAGGCTTGTCAATGAATTTATTGAAGGCAGATATGAAGGACCCATTAAACTCAACCCTATGGAAGACCTGAAGCTCGGGTTTGTTATTTTTCTTAAATCTATTCCTTTCTATATCTTATATATAGCTATAATTGTTGCAGTAGATTCTGTCAATGAAACATTGGGATATCTTGTAAGCTTCCTGCTCGGTTTCTTTGTAGTTCAAATTCTTATGGTTAATTTCTTCAGAAAACA
The Methanosarcina thermophila TM-1 genome window above contains:
- a CDS encoding DUF4013 domain-containing protein translates to MKNLVIMGDYVENISFSDAFKYPFKKPKRLLYGLWLLIPILGWFIIFGYSVRLVNEFIEGRYEGPIKLNPMEDLKLGFVIFLKSIPFYILYIAIIVAVDSVNETLGYLVSFLLGFFVVQILMVNFFRKQTIGSFFEFQLLDIVRDNLGDYIIAMLKQYALTIVFLILSIILVGIPAMLFTSSIFIANLYGRLVEQRHNLALKTRSDDPVTV